A DNA window from Coffea arabica cultivar ET-39 chromosome 6c, Coffea Arabica ET-39 HiFi, whole genome shotgun sequence contains the following coding sequences:
- the LOC140008672 gene encoding uncharacterized protein: MSETETSEIHSNTKSEETSNIPQTGDLQSIQAAYRFNGKNYLKWSQFVQTFLKGKGKISHLLGTGSKKGDPKFAAWDKEDSMVMSWLWNSMLPEISDTCMFLPTAQDIWTTIRQTYSKAGDAALIYEIKTKISATKQGNLSVTQYANLLQNLWQELDQYRCVQMLCSEDAATLKNFIEKDRVYDFLAGLNVEFDQVKVQILGKERLSSLNETISLIRAEENRREVMLEPKTLEGSAMISTKSNKDTIWCTCCKKSRHTRDDCFKLHGKEQVLSRKGGFKGGKAHLTAGEDQTQEKSNQAGMGEFKKEEIEKLRNLLNSLEKSSSTCSLAQSGFGYGEDDWTC; the protein is encoded by the exons ATGTCTGAAACTGAAACATCAGAAATCCACTCCAATACCAAATCAGAAGAGACCTCAAATATTCCACAAACAGGGGATTTGCAGAGTATCCAGGCAGCCTACAGGTTCAATGGAAAAAACTATTTGAAGTGGTCACAATTTGTTCAAACATTTCTCAAAGGAAAGGGCAAAATCAGCCACTTGCTTGGAACTGGATCGAAAAAGGGAGATCCTAAATTCGCTGCTTGGGATAAAGAGGATTCTATGGTCATGTCATGGCTGTGGAACTCCATGTTACCTGAAATAAGCGATACTTGTATGTTCCTACCAACAGCTCAAGACATATGGACTACTATTCGACAGACCTATTCAAAGGCAGGAGATGCTGCCCTAATCTATGAGATCAAAACAAAGATCTCAGCCACTAAACAGGGCAACCTTTCTGTTACTCAATATGCCAACCTTCTGCAAAATCTATGGCAGGAACTGGACCAATATCGGTGTGTTCAGATGTTGTGTAGTGAAGATGCAGCCACCTTGAAAAACTTTATCGAAAAGGATAGAGTTTATGACTTCCTTGCAGGTCTGAATGTGGAATTTGATCAGGTCAAAGTCCAGATATTGGGGAAGGAAAGATTATCATCTCTGAATGAGACAATATCATTGATTCGAGCTGAAGAGAATAGGCGAGAAGTCATGTTAGAGCCTAAAACATTAGAAGGCTCGGCAATGATTTCTACAAAGTCAAATAAAGACACAATTTGGTGCACGTGCTGCAAAAAATCACGCCATACGCGAGATGATTGCTTCAAACTCCATGGGAAGGAACAAGTCCTTAGTCGTAAAGGAGGATTCAAAGGGGGAAAAGCCCACTTAACTGCTGGAGAAGAccaaacacaagaaaaatccAACCAGGCTGGTATGGGAGAattcaagaaagaagaaatcgAAAAGCTAAGAAACCTCCTAAATTCCCTTGAAAAGTCCTCTAGTACGTGTTCATTGGCTCAATCAG GATTTGGTTACGGGGAGGACGATTGGACTTGCTAA